From the Drosophila simulans strain w501 chromosome 2L, Prin_Dsim_3.1, whole genome shotgun sequence genome, the window TCCTGTTCCagttgcagcagttgctgcGTCATTTCTGCTGCCTTGTAGGCACCCCCATcgtgctgctcctcctcggcaATCTGTTTCAGGCTGGAGCGCTCATGTAACATTTGATTAACCTCGGTTACCGAGTTCCGGAACAGCTTCACCTGCTCATAGACAGTGTTTTCATCAAAGTTGGTCTCTAAGACGGCCGAaggtttcttttccttctcgGGCGACTTGTATGTGATGCTAATGGTGGATTTTATGGGGCTGGGCACCATCTTGACGGGGGTCTGTTCAAAGTCCTCGTACACGGGCGAACTCTCATCGGTCGCCAGCAGGGAGTGCATGCTTAGCTGTCGCTGCAAGTGCTGATAACCATACTCGCTCGGTGTCACTGACTGACTAGTATTGTCCGTAAAATTGGAATTGTTGGGCGATGAACACATGGCCGCTGCAGCAGCCTGCAGCTGATCTTTAACCGGTAAAGTGGCAGCTCGATTTGCGGGCTGTGGTAAGCGCGGCTGAAGTGGGTTAAGGTCCAAAGATAGCTCCCGTTTCAGGGCATTCATATCACGCTGCTCAGCATCATGGTGGTTGTTGATCTGCAAGGAGTTAAATGTCAGTTTTGCATTCTGGATATCCCTGATCAATAGATGATTCCCCTAtgggaaaaaatcaatttgaattcTTACGTTCTGTCCCAAGCTCTCGTGCGAGCTGCCTAGGTAACTGCTGGCCGCATCCAGACCTAAAagcagcggctgctgctgtaCATTGGATGATACACCGGATAAGCCAGACATGGCCGATGTCAGCATAAGAGGCTCCATGTCATATTGCGGTGTATTTACCGCCGAACTGTTATCGGAGCTTTCGGTGtcgcacaacaacaacgagtaCCGGGGACTGCGGGCAGGAGTTGTAGGAGTAGGCACATGCAGCTTGATCTGACCATCTTCGAGGGGTTCCACTCGAGGTTTTCGTAGAGTAGCACCGTTGTTGGTACTGTTAATAGAAAAACCGtgcattgtttttttaatgaacAACCGTGAGATGAAAACTATGTATACTCACTGCACAGGTCTTGGAGCTGAAGGTTCCTGTTTCTGTCCTGGCTGCGTAAAGGTTCCCTGGTAGCTGAAACGCTCCTTAGCATCCTGCTGTTCTTTCCGTTTGGCCCCCAGCTGGACCGACGGATAGCTGTATCGGgtcgacgacgaggaggaacCTGCAGATGCACCATTCGACGACGATATGGGAGATTGGATTGCCCTCGCTGGCTTTGGTGGCGGGTGCACTTCAACACTGGCGAACTGCTGTTGAGCAGTGGGCACATTTTCGGGAGTTCCACAGTCAATGAACTGAATGTCGCACAACTGATCTTCCAGCTTGTATCGCTTACAGCAGTTTTCGGCTCCACCGGATTCATGTCCGCAGGAGGAGGACGCAGTTCCAGGCGCTGAAAGCGGCGGTGGGGGCATCGTCCTGGCTGAGCTGGGCGATAGGAGATTGAGGCGTGGCTGCTTTTTAGGACTGGGATTAACGCTATTCGTCTGGCTGGAGAAATCCTCGGGACGAGCGCGCATTATGCGACGAGTGGCGGAGCCAGAGGCAGGAGGAACATTCTCCTTGCCCACGCGCGGTGAGCTAACCAGAGATTCGCTCTCTGAGAAGATGCGCATTTCCGGCTCTTCGCGGTCGAAATTGAGACCTAGCTCGGAGAGCTCCCGCGACGGACATGTCGTCATGTGACCCCTTTGCGGAGACTGTAGCAAATCGAAGTACGAGTCATGCGAGACGCTCCTCGAATGACCAACAGTGCGCAGGCTATCAATTGAATTGGAGCGTATACACAGGTCCATTGGTTTCGGATCGCGTTCATTGCTCGTTGTCTCCAGGAGCTCAATAGATTTGGGCTTGTCATGCTTGGTCAGTTCCTTGCTAGCATGAGCATGTGATGCCTGCACAAAGCTCACGCGGGAAGCAACGGAATCCTTGACATCTGTGGTTATTTTCTGGCCAGGATCGGGATTACCCTGTCGCTGACTGCGGGAGAAAATCGACTTCCAAGACGGCGTCTTGTCCGGCTTACGTTTCTGCCAGCTGCGCGGGGCCGACAGCACCGTGTGGTATTTATCCGGCAAGCTGGATGGACCACCGCCCACTTCGATGTAGGAGCCAATGTTGGAGGCAGCGTTGCTGCTAGCACTGGTCAACATGCTAATGGGCAGCGACTGCTTGAGGTCAGCCCCCTCCACCCGCGAATGCCTTTCCTGGGCCTCTTCCAGGCTTATCAGTTTGGCTCCACCGGTGCTCAGACTCTTTGGCCGCTCCACAACGCCCAAAGACTGATCTTGCTCCCGCTGCTCCACGAGCAGACTTTCGCAATCGGTAAGTGACTCCAGGCGTAGCTCACCACCAGCCGCattcgcagcagcagccgtaGCACTCGCCACCATGCTGTGTCGCGACGGATGATCGTCCAGAGCGTCGAAGATGTTATGGCAATTCCGTATCAGGTACTCGGTGACCACCGCCTGCACGCCAACGCCGCGCAgagcagccacgccccccgatTCAAGGGCAGGTGAGCGCAGTAAATTTGGCGCCCAAACAATGGCCAGATTCTTGTCCGTCATTCCGGTGCGTTCGTGGTGTTGCGACACCTTGTACAAGTGCTCGGCCAGATATTTGAGGGTTCTGCAAGgaatataaaatgatattaatCTAATCCCTGCCAATTTATCCAAGATTCCAATTACTCACCGATAGTGTGGCGGTGGCAGCTTGAGCACCGTCTCCTTCATAAGTCGCAGCCGCTCGTCAGCCTCGTCGGCCTTCACTTGAATGGCCTCTACAAAGTTGTCGTACAGTTGGTAGGTGCACAGGGGATTCGGAAGCTCGCGGAAGTACATCTTGAGCAGCGAACTGACTGCATGGATGTCCTGCTTCATTTCAGGGTTACCCAAATCCGGCACACGCTCCTCGTCGAAGGCACGCCTCAGCCGCTGGATGTTGGAGGTGATGCCGGAGAGCCGGTAAATTCCGTCTATAACGCCATAGTTTTCAATGAACTCCGCACAGGACCGGAGAACCATGGGTATGTCCTGACCGCTGTTCAGCAGATGCTCGGACAGGTCACAGTTAAAGACGCGCTCGCGGTAAATTCCACTTTGCTTCAGGCGCCGACGTGATGGTCGCGACAGGATAAAGGAACGGAAGAAGGCGATCAGTTTGCCGTGCTTACGCAGCACCGGCTTAGTGGGTGAAGCATCCAAGTGACCCACTAGCGGTGCTGGCATTGGAAAATTCCTGGGCACCTTATCGCCGATAGTGGCCACACAGGATTGAGGGAAAAACCCCACTTCGTAGAGGGACTTCTGCAGATGCGACTTCTTGCCGCGCCACCAAATAGACTCCGCCGGACTGGGCATATCGATCACGGAAATCATGTCGCCCACCTCAATGTTTATCTCGTCCGGAGCTTGGGCCTGATAACGCCTCACTCCGTATGCGGCACCCACCGCAGGTGTGTTGATAGTCCTCTGTGTCTCACCATCCGCCAGCGGTAGTCGCCTGCCCTTATTGTCCAGCTGTAGCCAGGTCAGAATTGTGCCGCAGGTCAGTGAATCGGAGGCGATCTTCGAGAAACGCTCCAGGTACTTGGCCACCGCATACTCCACATCCGATTCGCTGGGCAGCTCAGCCGCCAGTTCCTCCATGTTGCGCAGTCCACTGATTTTCCGGTCGTACACGCAGCGGTGGAGCATCTCGTCCAGCAGCTGCATGTTCTCGAAGCTCCGCTTGATCAGGAACGGTTCGCAGCGCTGGGGGCAAACGCGGATGATGAACCAACAGCTCTCCGGAGAAAAGCTGCGCAGCGAGCTGTGTGGCAAATCACCGCCAAGAGATTGGGAAGCAATACTGCTGCCCATGTGCTCCGACTTGTCATCCAACAGCTGCACGGATAGCGGACCCAGCTGGACCCTTTCGTAGTGGAAGTGGGCGCACTCCTCTAGCTTGGGAAATCGGCACGATTTCTGTGGACGAAAAGTAAGATAAGACTTTGGTGGATTGAATCGGCTGACTACTTACGCTATTCAGCGGCTGTACGGCCATGTGACGACTGGGCTTTGGAGGCGGTACAGCGCCCGGGATGGGCGGACTGCAGCTGGACTCCGTGGAGGCATTGGAGATTTGTGATGTATTCATGGAGGCGAACATGTCCTGATAACTCAGGCCTGGCAAACTGTCAGCGGGCACGATTTTAAAGTTCAGCTGAGCACTAATGGCGGCCGCCGGGGCATCCATTTCAAACTGGAGCGGTGGAGCCTGGGCATCCTTATCCGTGCTGGCATGGCAGGCAATTGGGCCACCGTTCACTCCACCAACACCACCTGCTTCCGCCGACGCCAGGGCATGGGAATGCAGCTGGGCTGCCAGGGATGTGCTCACCTTGTCCGACATGATGGATCGATTACTCTACGCCAGTTGCGACATCTGAAAGAAGCAGAGAATTCAGATTTAGATTAAGTGAATGCATTCTCAGTGCTTAACTCTTTAGGCCTTCAGTGGTCGAGAACCCACGATAAATAACAATGCGAAGGCTGCAATTCTTCCCACAAGTCTTCCATTTACCATGCCCATCATTACTATTCCGTTTCCAGGCCTTTCAAatccatttgcataaacaatttgCCGTCTTTATATAGTCACGTTGAAGTTGGAAAATGCTAGACTCAAGTCTTAGGAATATCTTACGTTCATGCATGCTtcaaatgatatatataatgataccctattttaaacaaatgttcTCTTTCTTTTCTAACTAGCTATTTGGGACATGACTACCTGTTTTTAGAATCTTGTCGATCTCATTCCGAAATCTAGAGCTTGAATCCGGATCCCAGGCCGTTCCCAATGTTTCACTTTCGTATGATCCACTTCCAGCCTAGAATTTCCCACCCCAAATGAAGTGTCATTTAGCTGAAAGTGCCCAAAAGCTAAATTAAACATTCAGGCCTCGTTTATCGGCGTTTACTTTCTAATGGCACGCGCGATCTTTTCATCAGCCAAGCGAGCGACCTGGAGTCTCGCCAGGCCAAATGTTCTACTTTCGGGGCTAAAAAGCTGTACTCTCTCTGTCGCCGATGTGGATTTTTCCCGACTTGGCGGTGGAATAAATAAGGTCACTGGCTCAGACAAGCGGCAGGATGTGGCACACGTAGGGGTATGGTTCGactcaataaatatatacaataaatatttataaagttcAAACCAGTTGGGCACCGAATGGTTGGTCGGTCGAatgggattcggattcgaatTGCGATTCGAAGTGGAGGagacgtggatgtggatgaggatgcgATGGGATGGGATGCCTAGCGGTGGTTCTGATTTACAGGCGACACGAATGCAATGCAATCGCCGCCAGGCTGCAGCATTTAAACTTTCATAAATTAAGCCAACAGCGGACAACTTTGGACGAAGCGAAACCATTCGAGAGGAGCATGGGGTACGTAGCTGGGGGAAAACGGGTTTTTCCACTCGCCTAGGAGGAAAACTCGAGAGCCTGCTGGGGCCGTCCATCACTTGCGGCCAAAGCGCAGCTaaactattaaaaattgttaacgCTAACGGTCTCAAAATGCAGTCGCATAAAGAAAGAGCAGCGACGGATTGACAGAAAATGTAAAGTGCATCTAAAATcgggtaaaacaaaacataaaaaccaTATGCCAACGACCTGGGAAAATGGATACAAACGTGTTACAAAAGATCGAATCGATGTCATCAATCGATGGATCGTGTGATTGAGTGCCTCCCAACAATGGTGAATGAATGGGTGAGATAATAACACTCCGCTCCACGTAACCGCAATCTTTAAGCTTTCCCGACGTATTCCTATGAATTAATTAGGGTTCTTTTATTGTTAAGTCTGTGTTCTCCCATTGTCAGTATCTAAAGAATTCTTTTTGGTCAGCACGTTCTGCTGATATGAGCCgtatgattttgtttttgacgatgtatacatacattggGAAATGCAAATCAGCTACCGGGATTTATTGTTTAAGCTCACATTCGAACCTATCTGGCCATAAGAGCAGTTTGCATTCTGATCagttttacatattttacaagtatttaaagtttaaaaagcCATATAAACGGCGTTATGTTGGGCAATTGAAATCATTAAAGATTGTGAGATACAAATTATCATACATGATTAGGTAGACAGACATCGAAAGCTAGTCGaacgatcaaaatcaaatcagtTTCATCTCAATTATGCACAAaggtcaaaaacaaaacaccaaAATACTGTTCGAACTCTGTGCATATTCAATTCCTTGATTGCCCATTgcactttggccaaaaacgagCCCAATGAAGACATTTTCCCATCGGTTTCTTTCGCCCAGCTCACTTTCTCCAATCAATTAAACAACATTGTCTATGTCCGGACTGCGAGCCGCCAAACTCCGGAGTTTGTGAGAGCAGCAAACATTTCAATCGCTGTGCAAGAGGCTCAGGCCAATTTAATGCTATGAAATAACTTAATATTGGACAATAGTTAATGGCTTTTTAATGGCGGGCTTCAGGCTCCGTTTTCCACCTCAGCTCGGCCGGGGCTTGACCCAATTGACTCGCAGCGAGAAACCGAAAGCCAAACATGACAATGATCTATAAATCAAGACTGGAATCGCAAGTGCGTGAGTCTGGAGCACAACTAGACAGCATGGACACACGTTTATCTTTAATAAGCTAAATAAAAGTTGCCTCTCTTGACTGCTGTTGGTTGTGCTAATTTACGGTCCAAAGTGGGTCACTCACTCACTGGTTTCTAGAGCGGACAATTGCAGCGAATGATGTCGGTTGTCGGCCATAAAAGACTTACGAGGCTGCAAATGCATGCATAATGTGCTTAAGCCTAGTTGCTGAGACTgccagtcagttagtcagttcCCCTCCGTTCgacattcattcattcagtcagtcagtcagtcagtcagtcagtcagtcagtcaggcagTCACTCATTCACTTCAGCCGGCAAGTGCTAAACGATGCTGGTGTGCATCTGAATGAGACGGATACGCTGACGGACAATTAAATAGATCCGCGACGGTTAATCACAGGAAAATTCCAGGGTAGAGGACTAGAATGGATAGAGTGCGCTTACTAGTTGTTAGCAATTCAAATATTGTAGTTACTATTATAATACCGACTAGTTtacgaactgaaaataaacgTAAAATTTCTTGTTTCCacttttgaaaacatttttaaattgtattttttttttaaaacacataggtaactataatttttaaagcagCTGAACTTGTTTTGCTCTCGATTTCTGTACAATGTTTTTCATGGCAAACCATTTTCAGGACTAACTAATGATTAAGAGCAATGACGACGACCCTTCTTCTAGATTGCTCGATGACTCTTTCTAGCTTTGACTCACTTTAAATAGTCACAGTAGACGGCTAATTGTTCTTGGCAGATTCGCATTACATAATCTAATGATGTATCCAGACGTTTGATACCGGGACCAGGTCAATCGAAAGCCATTTCACCGCAGACACATAGATTTGGACCGGGTGACTAATGGCCCAACATGAAGTCATTAGACTGGCCAATTGATGCCAGatagtcagccagccagccagcgctCCTATAAACCATGCAGCATGAACAAATTGCAGCCCAAGGCTGATCCGGTTGCTATATGCCGTTAATCTGTTGAGCAGAGCGGTATCAATCTACGCCCCAGTTGACAGCCAGTGGCACTTGTGCTCTTGGAAATCTGATCGGTTTGGCCCGCCTGGCTGACTCACATGGCGGATTTGTTTGCGGACCACTGTAGTGCATCGTAATGGGGAGCCCTTTGTGGGGTCTGCTCCCGAATCGATGGCACACAACCCCACCGTCGACAGCTGACTGACTCATAacatagaaataaaaaagcaagTCCGCCATGTGGGAATTGCAATTAGTCTAACCGCCACATTAGTCAACGCTCGTGCTTCGGACTGCCCAAGTCCGTTTTACTAATTTTACCTGGGCAACGGACCAAACTTTACACTCCACTCCCATGGCCCCCTTAATTGTCGAGCTCTCGACTTCCGTTCACACAATTATAGACTGTGGCAAACACAAATGCCGAGTTGCAAGTTGGGGAAATGGTTTGCCGGGTTCAAAAAGTTTGAATGCGCTTATTTTACATGAACATAACCAGTAAGCAAAGTGTATGTTTCGTTTATTACGCTTTATCTGATTCTTAAATAGTTCAAAGTATATCTTATGCGTTTCCCAATTGGTTTCAGTCCCATTCCGACATGATTACGCTCTTATGTGGCGATTGCATAATTCCGAAATGTACCAGCAGCGAATTTCCAAAGTCATTAAAGTGCCATTGTTAGGGCATTAAAAGCGTTCATCTGATATGaagaaaaaaatgggaaagcACAGggcagaaaagaaaagcgaaatcGCTCAATTCCGCTGGCCATGTAAATTTTCTACTTTGACATTTGTGCAGAATTTTGCCCGGCCTGGCCCAAGCCAACTCATCTCCGCCAGCGAACCATAAAACCTAGCCTAGTGTCATTTAGCGACGTCGAAAAACAGGTACACATAAACCCACGGACTCACACTCCGACTATCGGCGAGACCAGCagactttatatttttaatggaaGTGAAAGTTTTGCGCGCATCaacgaaatatatatgtatacgtatGTAGATATATAGCTGCTCTACGTAGACAAAGCCAAACACACGCGGCCGGCAATATCCAAATTTTTTCTTTCAGGTTGTCTTAGGCTCGTGGCGCCGGCATgcgaaatttttgaaaataaacaagcaaaataaaatcgtACAATAAAAATCGCATTAACAAATATGCGAAGCAGCTGCTGGAAGAAAG encodes:
- the LOC6732865 gene encoding GTPase-activating protein CdGAPr encodes the protein MSDKVSTSLAAQLHSHALASAEAGGVGGVNGGPIACHASTDKDAQAPPLQFEMDAPAAAISAQLNFKIVPADSLPGLSYQDMFASMNTSQISNASTESSCSPPIPGAVPPPKPSRHMAVQPLNSKSCRFPKLEECAHFHYERVQLGPLSVQLLDDKSEHMGSSIASQSLGGDLPHSSLRSFSPESCWFIIRVCPQRCEPFLIKRSFENMQLLDEMLHRCVYDRKISGLRNMEELAAELPSESDVEYAVAKYLERFSKIASDSLTCGTILTWLQLDNKGRRLPLADGETQRTINTPAVGAAYGVRRYQAQAPDEINIEVGDMISVIDMPSPAESIWWRGKKSHLQKSLYEVGFFPQSCVATIGDKVPRNFPMPAPLVGHLDASPTKPVLRKHGKLIAFFRSFILSRPSRRRLKQSGIYRERVFNCDLSEHLLNSGQDIPMVLRSCAEFIENYGVIDGIYRLSGITSNIQRLRRAFDEERVPDLGNPEMKQDIHAVSSLLKMYFRELPNPLCTYQLYDNFVEAIQVKADEADERLRLMKETVLKLPPPHYRTLKYLAEHLYKVSQHHERTGMTDKNLAIVWAPNLLRSPALESGGVAALRGVGVQAVVTEYLIRNCHNIFDALDDHPSRHSMVASATAAAANAAGGELRLESLTDCESLLVEQREQDQSLGVVERPKSLSTGGAKLISLEEAQERHSRVEGADLKQSLPISMLTSASSNAASNIGSYIEVGGGPSSLPDKYHTVLSAPRSWQKRKPDKTPSWKSIFSRSQRQGNPDPGQKITTDVKDSVASRVSFVQASHAHASKELTKHDKPKSIELLETTSNERDPKPMDLCIRSNSIDSLRTVGHSRSVSHDSYFDLLQSPQRGHMTTCPSRELSELGLNFDREEPEMRIFSESESLVSSPRVGKENVPPASGSATRRIMRARPEDFSSQTNSVNPSPKKQPRLNLLSPSSARTMPPPPLSAPGTASSSCGHESGGAENCCKRYKLEDQLCDIQFIDCGTPENVPTAQQQFASVEVHPPPKPARAIQSPISSSNGASAGSSSSSTRYSYPSVQLGAKRKEQQDAKERFSYQGTFTQPGQKQEPSAPRPVHTNNGATLRKPRVEPLEDGQIKLHVPTPTTPARSPRYSLLLCDTESSDNSSAVNTPQYDMEPLMLTSAMSGLSGVSSNVQQQPLLLGLDAASSYLGSSHESLGQNINNHHDAEQRDMNALKRELSLDLNPLQPRLPQPANRAATLPVKDQLQAAAAAMCSSPNNSNFTDNTSQSVTPSEYGYQHLQRQLSMHSLLATDESSPVYEDFEQTPVKMVPSPIKSTISITYKSPEKEKKPSAVLETNFDENTVYEQVKLFRNSVTEVNQMLHERSSLKQIAEEEQHDGGAYKAAEMTQQLLQLEQEHHDHEEQQENEPEDEEQSQLLYENIELRKPKTVYENLRGEEMKFITEEQKPNVDRIELDSLDSLPDNMEHEQSSPSKSPTFSVKELANKFESSPVEQLPNFDFSVRGGSMKKPNELSVPKAMPAPVPLKKLNSSAQKITRSLDENAFVREFGGKQLQDLSLSNKLPEVMSEINSRRKSFDFTRPKTLNPPKRLPGMSITEEICQKRVGELEAITPTTENRISLIQQNNMPKEQQSSANQFLPPAGRKSVLTGVVLDRERIDKIKEERRQQLTQKYYGDTLKSRSRTELNSEDNFPAAESLRIKSKSRGDMHALQKDIDMNLKQLSRVTGGGSECTLHMGLSQGNGQEQLGQQRVRRISDEKNQNCDTSNGGVSGITSTSLLSVKTTAQKYGSTSKTPANKFERSQPMPRDRLQRNSLAESNAGTNNREKISPQFSIRDVTAMFESRSQNQ